One Brassica napus cultivar Da-Ae chromosome C2, Da-Ae, whole genome shotgun sequence DNA window includes the following coding sequences:
- the LOC125582491 gene encoding ATP-dependent DNA helicase PIF1-like, with protein sequence MTKKKYALLEIEKLLRRNGTSLPRLTKNPKLPKTSTQDFNVLIVDERSYDRKTLLETLDRDVPKMTEEQKEIYDQILAAVNQGNGGMFFVYGFGGTGKTFLWKLLSAAIRCQGDIVLNVASSGIASLLLPGGRTAHSRFGIPLNPDEFSSCTMQPGTDQADLVKESSLIIWDEAPMMGKHCFEALDRSLSDIVGKHANQPFGGKVIVFGGDFRQVLPVINGAGRAEIVLASLNSSYLWEHCKVLKLTKNMRLLSDGLSPEEAADLRDFSDWILKIGDGKLAERNDGETEIEIPSEFLITDSKNSIEAISTAIYGDSASLHEKKEAKFFQERAILCPTNEDVNMINDYMLDMLDVNNEALGPDFLNTIKVAGLPNHSLRLKIGCPVMVLQNIEPSAGLMNGTRLQITQLMDFMVQARITTGEKVGKLVDIPRLLITPSDTRLPFKMRRRQLPLAVAFAITINKSQGQSLSEVGIFLPRPVFSHGQLYVAVSKVTSKKGLKILAVDKDGKPQKKTTNVVFKEVFANLEEYA encoded by the exons atgacaaaaaaaaagtatgcgTTACTAGAGATTGAGAAGCTGTTGAGGCGTAACGGTACGTCTCTACCAAGATTAACGAAGAACCCAAAACTGCCAAAGACAAGTACTCAGGATTTTAATGTCTTGATAGTAGATGAGCGCAGCTATGATCGAAAAACATTGTTAGAGACTCTTGATAGAGATGTTCCGAAAATGACAGAGGAGCAAAAGGAAATTTATGATCAGATTCTTGCTGCTGTGAATCAAGGAAATGGTggaatgttttttgtttatggATTTGGTGGAACTGGAAAAACTTTTCTCTGGAAGTTACTTTCTGCAGCTATTAGATGCCAAGGAGATATTGTTCTAAACGTTGCATCAAGTGGCATTGCTTCTTTGTTACTACCAGGAGGTAGGACTGCTCATTCAAGATTTGGTATCCCATTAAATCCAGACGAGTTTTCATCATGTACTATGCAGCCTGGAACTGATCAAGCAGATTTAGTCAAAGAATCATCACTCATTATATGGGACGAAGCGCCAATGATGGGCAAACATTGTTTTGAAGCTTTGGATAGGAGCTTATCTGATATAGTTGGGAAGCATGCGAACCAGCCGTTTGGTGGAAAAGTTATTGTCTTTGGGGGTGACTTTAGGCAGGTTCTTCCTGTTATAAATGGAGCTGGTAGGGCTGAGATCGTTTTGGCTTCTCTGAATTCGTCATATCTTTGGGAGCACTGCAAAGTTCTGAAGCTCACCAAGAACATGCGTTTGTTATCGGATGGTTTGTCACCAGAAGAGGCTGCCGATCTTAGGGATTTTTCTGATTGGATATTAAAAATTGGGGATGGTAAACTTGCAGAGCGTAATGATGGTGAAACCGAGATCGAAATTCCATCAGAGTTTCTTATAACAGACTCCAAAAATTCTATAGAAGCAATCAGCACAGCCATTTATGGTGATTCTGCTTCTCTACATGAAAAGAAAGAGGCCAAGTTTTTTCAAGAGAGAGCTATCCTATGTCCGACTAATGAAGATGTCAATATGATTAATGACTACATGCTAGATATGCTGGATg TCAACAATGAAGCACTAGGACCTGATTTTCTTAACACTATTAAGGTGGCTGGTTTGCCTAACCATAGTCTTAGACTGAAGATTGGTTGTCCTGTCATGGTTCTGCAAAATATTGAGCCTTCTGCTGGGTTAATGAACGGCACGAGACTACAGATCACTCAACTAATGGACTTTATGGTTCAAGCTAGGATAACAACTGGAGAAAAGGTTGGAAAATTAGTAGATATTCCTAGATTGTTGATAACACCATCAGATACTCGACTGCCTTTTAAGATGCGCAGGAGGCAATTGCCATTGGCAGTGGCGTTTGCTATTACAATAAACAAAAGCCAAGGGCAATCCCTATCCGAAGTTGGTATCTTTCTACCAAGACCTGTTTTTTCACACGGACAACTCTACGTGGCTGTGTCTAAGGTGACTTCTAAAAAAGGTTTGAAGATTCTAGCTGTTGACAAAGATGGTAAACCTCAAAAGAAAACTACAAATGTTGTATTCAAAGAGGTTTTTGCTAATCTGGAAGAATATGCTTGA